In the genome of Campylobacter concisus, the window TCATCTATCCAGTGATCGAACTAATTTCTGGGATAATTTTTTTGATCTGTTTTTTTAAAGAATGCAGCGAAATTTTAAGTGTAGAAACATTGCTTTACGCGCTATTTTTAGGGCCTTGCTTTGTTATGTTGCTAGCTCTTAGCGTCATAGATATAAGATATAAAGCTGTGCCAGATGCGCTTCTTTTTGCGGCGCTATTTTTCGCATTTATCTACGCTCTGATGCTTTTTATATTTAAAGGAAATTTTGCCCAAATTTTAAATTTATTCCTTTTTGCATTTATCTTTTGGGCGCTGAGATTTGTCGTAAGCTTTGCCATAAAAAGAGAAGCGATGGGTAGTGCAGATATCTTTATAGCAGCGATCATCGGAGCTATCTTGCCAGCCAAACTAGCTCTAGTGGCGATCTATCTTGCAGCACTTTTTACACTTCCAGTCTATGCGGTCGTTCAAAAAAAGGGCTACGAGCTAGCCTTTGTGCCATTTTTAAGTCTTGGCTTACTTATTACATACGCTTTTAAAGAGCAAATTTTAGAAATTTTAAGGTTTATTTATGAGTAGAGTGAATAGATATCTTTTGTTTAACTTCCTAGGGACTTTTGCGTCGCTATTTAGTACGCTTTTTTTGATCATGTCGATCGTATTTTTCATCCAGATCGCGCGCATTACTTCTTACATTGAGATCAGCTTTGGCGAGCTCTTTAAACTCTACTCATTTATGCTTCCACGCGTGCTACTTTTTGTCGTGCCTATCGCATTTTTTGTATCACTTGCGATGACTCTTTTTAGATTATCAAAAGAGAATGAAAGTATCGTTATTTTTACGCTTGGTGGCTCACCAAATAAAATTGCTAAATTTTTCTTAATATTTTCAGCATTTTTAAGCACCGCTCTACTTGTCATCGCTACCATAATGATACCAATAGCCGCG includes:
- a CDS encoding prepilin peptidase; the protein is MDNLVIFFAVFAFVFGICVGSFSNVLIYRLPRNESINFPASHCPNCDHKLNFYHNVPIFSWLFLGGKCAFCKQKISLIYPVIELISGIIFLICFFKECSEILSVETLLYALFLGPCFVMLLALSVIDIRYKAVPDALLFAALFFAFIYALMLFIFKGNFAQILNLFLFAFIFWALRFVVSFAIKREAMGSADIFIAAIIGAILPAKLALVAIYLAALFTLPVYAVVQKKGYELAFVPFLSLGLLITYAFKEQILEILRFIYE